In a genomic window of Bacteroidota bacterium:
- a CDS encoding transaldolase: MKKIINLKIKIFGDGADLKSIEMLYSQPYIKGFTTNPTLMRQAGVQNYKSFALKVLQLVPDLPVSFEVFADDIPNMEAQAIEIASWGKNVNVKIPITNTKGESTANLVKTLSDKGVICNITAMFTLAQVKEIVDALNPNTPAILSVFAGRIADTGFDPVPLMKEAVKIASSKSKAEVLWASPRELLNIFQADEVGCHIITVTPDVLKKLSVVGKDLTTFSLETVSMFYNDAKTAGYTIDLK; encoded by the coding sequence ATGAAAAAAATCATTAATCTTAAAATAAAAATTTTTGGGGATGGTGCAGATTTGAAAAGCATTGAAATGCTTTACAGCCAACCATATATTAAAGGTTTTACGACCAACCCAACACTAATGCGTCAAGCAGGAGTTCAAAATTATAAATCTTTTGCACTAAAGGTTCTTCAGTTAGTTCCAGACCTGCCTGTTTCATTTGAGGTTTTTGCCGATGATATTCCCAATATGGAGGCTCAAGCTATCGAGATAGCATCATGGGGGAAAAATGTTAATGTAAAAATTCCAATCACCAATACCAAAGGAGAGAGTACAGCAAATCTTGTTAAAACACTCTCAGATAAGGGGGTTATTTGTAATATAACTGCAATGTTTACACTTGCTCAAGTAAAAGAGATCGTAGATGCTTTAAATCCTAACACTCCTGCAATTCTTTCTGTTTTTGCTGGTCGAATTGCAGATACGGGCTTTGATCCTGTCCCTCTTATGAAAGAAGCAGTAAAAATTGCTTCAAGCAAATCGAAAGCTGAAGTGCTCTGGGCTAGTCCAAGGGAATTGTTGAATATCTTTCAGGCTGATGAAGTGGGTTGCCATATAATAACCGTTACTCCAGATGTGTTGAAGAAACTATCTGTTGTAGGCAAGGATTTAACCACTTTCTCACTCGAAACAGTGTCCATGTTTTATAATGATGCCAAGACAGCAGGTTACACGATTGATCTGAAATAA
- a CDS encoding SIS domain-containing protein, whose product MNIRNEHVNQYFEQVKRVAKLIDKQQIEILTNALVRLRENGGRLFFLGVGGSAGNCSHAVNDFRKLCGIESYAPTDNVSELTARINDEGWDGALAAWLKISKLDSKDALFIMSVGGGNIEKQVSVNLVQAIDLAVERKAKVFGIVGRDGGYTQIKGDAVVLVPVVDDKLITPHSEAFQAVVWHCLVSHPALQIQATKW is encoded by the coding sequence ATGAATATACGTAACGAGCACGTAAATCAATATTTCGAACAAGTTAAACGAGTTGCTAAGTTGATCGACAAGCAACAGATTGAGATTTTGACAAACGCACTTGTCAGATTGCGAGAAAATGGTGGCCGGTTATTCTTTTTGGGGGTCGGAGGAAGTGCAGGAAATTGTAGTCATGCAGTAAATGATTTTCGCAAACTATGTGGGATAGAGTCCTATGCACCAACAGATAATGTTTCAGAACTTACAGCACGAATTAATGACGAAGGATGGGATGGAGCATTGGCCGCTTGGCTTAAGATAAGTAAACTTGACTCAAAAGATGCTTTATTTATAATGTCTGTAGGTGGGGGAAACATCGAAAAGCAAGTTAGCGTCAATCTAGTTCAGGCTATTGACCTTGCTGTTGAAAGAAAAGCGAAAGTTTTCGGTATAGTCGGTCGAGATGGCGGATATACACAGATCAAAGGAGACGCTGTTGTGCTTGTCCCTGTAGTTGACGATAAACTTATTACTCCACATAGCGAAGCATTTCAGGCTGTAGTTTGGCATTGTCTAGTTTCTCATCCCGCACTGCAAATCCAGGCAACAAAGTGGTAA
- a CDS encoding ABC transporter ATP-binding protein/permease: protein MTISKKIYYLLTPSERKKAMILLLLMFIGMGLEVMGIGLVIPAIGLMSEQNLVLSYPRLQPVINALGNPTQIQLIIGAMLTLVVMNLIKMIFISFLIWQQTHFTMGVQVQISQRLFTIYLRQPYIFHLSRNSAQLIRNSVSEVNQFSGALSNAISLLTDGLVTIGIVSLLLMFEPIGTIIVMLILGIATLIFYRITRSKIIRWGEIRQLYEGFRIQNLQEGLGGVKDVKILGRESDFLKQYNLNNTKTAEAGRLHQTVLALPRLWLEFIVIIALAALVIIMIIQGQNISSIIPKLGLFTASAFRLLPSINKMLTSIQSLRYALPVINILFDEFKLDAIDPNAKTGANVKVFSNEIMLRDISYTYPNTPKPTLNNLTLTIRNGESVGFIGSSGSGKSTMVDVLLGLLTPNAGQVLFDGENIQQNLRAWQNQIGYVPQHIYLTDDTLRRNVAFGLSNDQIDDSAVNKAIMAAQLGSFVESLPLGLETLVGERGVRLSGGQRQRIGIARALYHDPAVLVLDEATSSLDISTERSVMKTVTNLQGTKTILIVAHRLSTVEHCDRIFRLEEGKIVGSGSPKIMLSTTK from the coding sequence ATGACGATATCCAAAAAAATATACTACTTACTTACACCTTCAGAGCGAAAGAAAGCTATGATATTACTGCTTCTCATGTTTATTGGTATGGGATTAGAGGTCATGGGAATTGGATTGGTGATCCCTGCAATTGGGCTGATGTCAGAGCAGAATCTTGTCTTGAGTTACCCTAGATTACAACCTGTAATCAATGCTCTGGGCAATCCTACGCAAATACAATTAATTATTGGAGCAATGCTCACACTGGTTGTTATGAACCTAATCAAAATGATATTTATTTCCTTTTTGATATGGCAACAAACACATTTTACAATGGGGGTGCAGGTTCAAATTTCACAACGTCTCTTCACTATATATCTCCGACAGCCATACATTTTCCATTTATCGAGAAACTCCGCACAGTTGATTCGAAATTCTGTTTCCGAGGTAAACCAATTCTCCGGTGCTTTATCAAATGCAATAAGCCTATTAACTGACGGTCTTGTTACGATTGGGATAGTCAGTCTTCTTTTGATGTTCGAACCTATTGGAACAATTATAGTGATGCTTATATTAGGTATAGCAACCTTGATATTCTACCGAATTACACGCTCCAAAATAATACGATGGGGAGAGATACGTCAGTTGTATGAAGGATTTCGTATCCAAAATCTTCAAGAGGGTCTGGGAGGAGTTAAAGATGTCAAAATACTAGGCCGTGAAAGCGATTTTTTGAAACAATACAATTTAAACAACACAAAGACAGCAGAAGCAGGTCGGTTACATCAAACTGTATTAGCACTTCCGCGATTATGGCTAGAATTTATAGTCATAATCGCTTTAGCTGCTCTTGTAATTATAATGATAATTCAGGGTCAAAACATATCCAGCATTATACCTAAACTGGGACTATTTACTGCTTCTGCTTTTCGGCTATTACCATCTATCAACAAAATGTTGACTTCAATACAGTCGCTACGATATGCATTGCCGGTTATTAATATTCTGTTTGACGAATTCAAGCTCGATGCAATCGACCCCAATGCCAAAACTGGGGCAAATGTAAAGGTATTCTCGAACGAGATCATGTTGAGGGACATCAGCTACACATATCCAAACACTCCAAAGCCAACACTCAATAATCTTACGCTTACCATCAGGAATGGTGAGTCTGTGGGTTTTATTGGTTCAAGTGGTTCGGGGAAAAGCACCATGGTGGATGTATTGCTGGGGTTGTTGACGCCAAATGCGGGTCAGGTATTATTCGACGGTGAGAATATCCAACAAAATTTGCGTGCCTGGCAGAACCAGATCGGCTATGTGCCCCAGCATATTTATCTTACCGATGATACTCTGCGGCGAAATGTAGCTTTTGGATTATCAAACGATCAGATTGATGATAGTGCTGTTAACAAAGCCATTATGGCAGCCCAACTTGGGTCTTTTGTTGAGAGTTTGCCTTTGGGACTTGAAACTCTCGTAGGTGAGCGTGGTGTAAGGTTATCGGGTGGACAACGGCAACGCATCGGTATTGCAAGGGCTCTTTACCATGATCCGGCTGTTTTGGTACTTGACGAAGCCACAAGTTCTCTTGATATATCAACAGAGCGTAGTGTGATGAAAACAGTTACTAATCTTCAGGGAACTAAAACCATTCTGATTGTAGCCCATCGACTTTCTACTGTTGAACACTGCGACCGAATATTCAGGCTGGAAGAAGGAAAAATAGTGGGGTCTGGTTCTCCAAAGATAATGCTTTCAACTACTAAATAA
- a CDS encoding HAD family hydrolase, with translation MVKKELCPAVFLDRDGVICRTFVRNGKPYAPRKLKSFILMPNAQRSVALLKQFGFKVIVVTNQPDIGNGLVPLEEVEAMHLKLYEKTMIDDVFMCTHRQDEGCDCRKPNPGMLNKASLKHSIDLKKSFMIGDRSSDIEAGNKAGCKTIFIDRHYKETRPLQFHAIVNSLQSAVAYIITTRC, from the coding sequence GTGGTAAAAAAAGAACTATGTCCTGCTGTTTTTTTGGATCGGGATGGCGTAATATGCAGAACATTTGTCAGAAATGGCAAGCCATACGCTCCACGCAAACTAAAAAGTTTTATACTCATGCCAAATGCTCAGCGTTCAGTAGCTTTATTAAAACAATTTGGATTTAAAGTTATTGTGGTTACTAATCAACCAGATATTGGTAATGGATTAGTGCCTCTTGAAGAAGTTGAAGCCATGCATCTTAAACTTTATGAAAAGACAATGATTGATGATGTTTTTATGTGTACTCATCGCCAGGATGAAGGATGCGATTGTCGAAAACCAAATCCAGGTATGTTGAACAAGGCTTCGTTAAAACATAGCATCGACCTTAAAAAAAGTTTTATGATTGGAGACCGTTCAAGCGATATTGAAGCTGGTAATAAAGCTGGTTGTAAAACTATCTTTATTGATCGACATTATAAGGAAACACGCCCCTTACAATTCCATGCAATAGTAAATTCATTACAATCAGCTGTTGCATATATTATTACAACTAGATGTTAA
- a CDS encoding SLBB domain-containing protein encodes MKSFTKTKSSLLGLLLSAFFLLSSAQISYAQNPPPVIMAQVNAELQRRGLTEAEVRTRLLQEGIDLENIPPAELPQYQARVTAILDAMEAEKKTTVKTPTVIVEPVITEPETTVQEATAEAAQRVVQAAANEEKAPVKIYGHSLFTDQSLDIFRTTDGATAPDTYILGAGDKIRISIFGSSQTDLQLEINDDGYIQPSGMPKIFLQGLSLKQAKELMFERLAKAYTFRSDQFALTISTARTIMVNIFGESKITGGFTLSALNSAINALSAAGGPTEIGSVRTIQHIRGNNRTIIDLYAFMKDPTMQYKFDLQQNDIIFVPVVQNLVSIEGAVKRAMRYELLAKENLNDLIQYAGGLNVDAYPDFVQIQRYINGEIRLQEYNLNEVLNGKLNVPLVNGDIIRIKSIQKPIEQYVEISGSVFYPGNYDFLANPSLAKLLANAQPNSNAKTDLILIERIQTDETVEVLTIPWEDMKGSGKDFTLMARDRIRVPNQSTYRDVATISVNGHVRAPYEQTFALNYRLTVKQAIELAGGLKTSAYPVAYIFRQDLFNPGRTEYIRIRLEDSDNLVLKPGDRLNVYDNSIYSNIGEVRIFGAVKQPQEFTFDPSLTISDMITAAGGFNIGAALNRIEVFRAILSPTEQTRLELITLEIDNNYQVIKPANFNLQPYDQVVVRLTPAFTLGRTVEIAGEVNYPGLYVLESEQVQMSELINRAGGLLGAADARGSRLFRTYNNRGNIIMDIEKALIYHGNLKQDPILFEGDVINIERRENTVSIRPIGTRLADNTFNEAAVSFNLVFQGEKSARWYINNYAGGFVDRADKKSVTVSLKNGRVKSTKKSLLLFRNYPEVETGSLISLKMKPPKEKRESTREKTKWSEVWGTTLTAVTTALTIFVLAKQL; translated from the coding sequence ATGAAGTCATTCACAAAAACAAAGTCTTCACTTTTAGGACTTTTATTATCTGCTTTTTTTCTATTGTCAAGTGCTCAAATAAGTTATGCTCAAAATCCGCCTCCTGTAATAATGGCACAGGTAAATGCTGAATTGCAACGCCGAGGACTTACAGAAGCAGAGGTTCGCACACGATTGCTTCAGGAAGGTATTGATCTTGAAAATATTCCTCCTGCGGAACTTCCACAATATCAGGCAAGAGTAACTGCCATATTGGATGCAATGGAAGCAGAGAAAAAGACAACAGTAAAAACCCCAACAGTAATTGTTGAACCGGTAATAACTGAACCGGAAACTACAGTGCAGGAAGCCACCGCTGAAGCTGCACAAAGAGTAGTTCAGGCTGCTGCAAACGAAGAGAAAGCCCCTGTTAAAATTTATGGTCACTCCTTGTTTACCGATCAAAGCTTGGATATTTTTAGAACTACGGATGGTGCAACTGCTCCTGACACCTATATTCTGGGGGCAGGAGATAAAATCCGGATTAGTATTTTTGGATCTTCTCAAACTGATTTACAACTTGAAATTAATGATGATGGTTATATACAGCCATCAGGAATGCCCAAGATTTTCCTGCAGGGCTTATCCTTGAAACAGGCCAAAGAATTAATGTTTGAAAGATTAGCAAAGGCTTATACCTTTCGATCTGATCAATTTGCGTTGACAATCTCCACTGCAAGAACCATTATGGTTAATATTTTTGGAGAATCAAAAATAACCGGTGGATTTACCCTTTCTGCCCTAAACTCTGCAATAAATGCATTAAGTGCTGCCGGTGGACCAACAGAAATCGGGAGTGTGCGTACCATTCAACACATCCGTGGCAATAATCGAACTATAATCGATTTATATGCTTTTATGAAAGATCCGACCATGCAATACAAATTTGATTTGCAGCAAAATGATATCATTTTTGTACCTGTTGTTCAAAATTTGGTTAGCATTGAAGGTGCGGTTAAAAGGGCTATGCGATATGAATTACTTGCAAAGGAAAACCTGAATGATCTGATTCAGTATGCCGGAGGTTTAAATGTAGATGCCTATCCTGATTTTGTTCAAATTCAGCGATATATAAATGGGGAGATCAGATTGCAGGAATATAATCTCAACGAAGTTTTAAATGGTAAATTAAATGTTCCACTAGTGAATGGTGATATTATTCGCATTAAATCAATCCAGAAACCAATTGAACAATATGTTGAAATATCAGGTAGTGTATTTTATCCCGGTAACTATGATTTTCTGGCCAATCCTTCTTTGGCTAAACTGCTGGCTAACGCTCAACCAAACAGTAATGCTAAAACCGATCTGATTCTTATAGAACGGATACAGACAGATGAAACGGTTGAAGTATTAACAATCCCTTGGGAAGACATGAAGGGTTCCGGGAAGGATTTTACATTAATGGCTCGTGACCGCATCCGGGTTCCAAACCAATCAACATACAGAGATGTGGCAACTATTTCGGTTAATGGCCATGTGAGAGCTCCATATGAGCAAACTTTTGCTTTAAACTATCGATTAACAGTTAAGCAGGCAATTGAACTTGCAGGCGGTCTTAAAACAAGCGCATATCCGGTCGCATATATTTTCAGGCAAGATTTATTCAATCCGGGAAGAACTGAATATATTCGAATCCGATTGGAAGATTCAGACAATTTAGTTTTGAAACCCGGAGATCGATTAAATGTGTATGATAATAGTATCTATTCCAATATTGGAGAAGTTCGAATATTTGGAGCTGTAAAACAGCCGCAAGAATTTACATTTGATCCCAGTCTTACTATTTCTGATATGATAACCGCTGCCGGAGGATTTAATATTGGAGCAGCTTTAAATCGCATTGAAGTTTTCCGCGCTATACTTTCTCCAACTGAGCAAACCCGGCTGGAGTTAATCACCCTTGAGATCGATAACAATTACCAGGTCATCAAACCGGCTAACTTTAACCTGCAACCATATGATCAGGTAGTTGTAAGGCTAACCCCTGCATTCACATTGGGCAGAACGGTTGAAATTGCCGGTGAAGTAAACTATCCCGGTTTATATGTACTCGAATCTGAGCAGGTTCAAATGAGTGAATTAATTAATCGTGCCGGAGGATTGCTGGGAGCAGCTGATGCAAGAGGAAGCAGACTTTTCAGAACCTACAACAATCGGGGAAATATCATTATGGATATTGAAAAGGCACTCATCTATCATGGAAATCTTAAGCAGGATCCGATTTTATTTGAAGGGGATGTGATCAATATTGAAAGGAGAGAAAATACCGTATCCATAAGACCTATCGGTACCAGGTTGGCAGATAATACATTCAATGAGGCAGCAGTATCCTTTAACCTTGTGTTTCAGGGTGAAAAATCGGCACGCTGGTATATTAATAATTATGCAGGTGGATTTGTCGACCGGGCAGATAAAAAAAGTGTCACCGTTTCCTTAAAAAATGGCCGGGTAAAAAGCACAAAAAAATCACTATTACTTTTCAGGAACTATCCCGAAGTAGAAACAGGATCATTAATAAGTCTTAAAATGAAACCGCCCAAAGAAAAAAGAGAAAGCACCAGAGAAAAAACAAAGTGGAGTGAGGTTTGGGGAACCACTTTGACCGCTGTAACTACTGCTCTGACTATTTTTGTGTTAGCTAAACAACTGTAA
- a CDS encoding four helix bundle protein → MKTHKDLEVYQKSMNFVFHIYKLTDKFPKEELFGLTSQLRRAAVSIPSNISEGAARRNTKEFIQFLYHSLGSASEIETQIEISKRLNYIENIEDTNNELKSIIRMLTALIKSLNKT, encoded by the coding sequence ATAAAAACCCATAAAGATTTAGAAGTATACCAAAAATCAATGAATTTTGTATTCCATATTTACAAATTAACTGATAAATTTCCGAAAGAGGAACTATTTGGACTTACAAGCCAATTAAGGAGAGCAGCTGTTTCTATACCCTCAAATATATCTGAAGGAGCTGCACGTAGAAATACCAAAGAGTTTATTCAATTTTTATATCATTCTTTGGGTTCTGCATCTGAAATTGAAACTCAGATAGAAATATCAAAAAGATTAAATTATATAGAAAACATTGAAGATACTAACAACGAACTAAAAAGTATCATTAGAATGTTAACTGCTCTTATAAAATCTTTAAATAAAACCTAA